In the genome of Photobacterium sp. TLY01, one region contains:
- a CDS encoding AsmA family protein yields MKKILYVLLAIVLVVVVAIGVLVTLIDPNQFKPLIAEQVKKATGRDLVIEGDIGWRFFPSVGFAIGRTEFRNPAGFDEANLVQFNEAGVSVSVLPLLSNRLEIGQVTLKDARVFIQTRKDGVSNLDGIGGETQVSDRAASESRETQAEPTASGEGEVVAEGETATGEKWVISLAGIALENASVSMRDDQAGTVTALDSLNMHLSQFAPGEWADLNFDLAGQNGAMRFSAQGKTSLQLAETLDNAALKNTELSASMTEAGTQLEHVTLKLDAFNLGEWSNVTLSAKGQIPDLAFNADGKTRLMVSQDKTKVSLQALDLTSDLEGAALPRPTMKVAVSGDAEYDLKAALASLSGLTVKADELALNGDVSFKQADIPVIRFALSSEEINVDNWTGGDAVASASEEAKPSETANTASAPAGSTSASEQEPDLSVLKQFDVDGTVTVNRFVAANAKLNNVDLAIAIKNGVFSLNKFAAQLYDGTITATARLDANGSLPVYQISKSIQGVQVQPLLVDVAENDILAGTGNIDVEVAGKGLAESRLKKNLDGTIAINFADGAVNGINIPKMIREAKAKLKGQSDTIKDESKKTDFSALTATFMLKDGKAATNNMHLASPLLRVDGKGNTDLIAQSLAFQIDTSVVATSKGQGGKSVDEVADITVPLDITGTWQAPDYAINFKELVKRNSELDKRAKELEAKAKKEAERLEEKANKEVQRGLDKLLGDKADDDKVKEATDKLLKGLFN; encoded by the coding sequence ATGAAAAAAATTCTCTATGTATTGCTGGCGATCGTGCTGGTTGTAGTGGTGGCGATTGGCGTTCTGGTGACGCTGATCGACCCGAACCAATTTAAGCCTTTGATTGCGGAACAGGTAAAGAAGGCCACGGGCCGTGATTTGGTCATTGAAGGTGATATCGGCTGGCGTTTTTTCCCCAGCGTGGGTTTTGCGATTGGCCGGACCGAGTTTCGTAACCCGGCTGGGTTTGATGAAGCGAACCTGGTTCAGTTCAATGAAGCAGGTGTGTCTGTGTCTGTACTGCCACTTTTGTCGAACCGGCTGGAAATTGGTCAGGTCACGCTCAAAGATGCCCGTGTGTTTATTCAAACGCGTAAAGATGGCGTCAGTAACCTGGATGGCATAGGCGGCGAGACACAAGTCTCAGACAGAGCAGCGTCAGAGTCGCGGGAAACTCAGGCGGAGCCGACAGCCTCTGGTGAGGGCGAAGTGGTGGCCGAAGGCGAAACGGCAACTGGTGAGAAGTGGGTGATCAGTCTGGCAGGCATTGCGCTCGAAAACGCCAGTGTCAGCATGCGGGACGATCAAGCCGGCACAGTCACTGCGCTGGACTCGCTGAACATGCATCTGAGCCAGTTTGCACCGGGTGAATGGGCGGATTTGAATTTTGACCTGGCAGGCCAAAACGGTGCGATGCGCTTTTCAGCCCAGGGTAAAACCAGCCTGCAGTTGGCGGAAACTCTGGATAACGCGGCGCTGAAAAACACTGAGCTTTCCGCCAGTATGACAGAAGCCGGCACCCAACTGGAGCATGTCACCCTGAAACTGGATGCCTTCAATCTGGGTGAGTGGAGCAACGTGACCCTGTCAGCGAAAGGGCAGATCCCGGATCTGGCCTTCAACGCTGACGGTAAAACCCGGCTGATGGTCAGTCAGGATAAGACAAAAGTTTCGCTGCAGGCGCTGGATCTGACCTCAGATCTCGAAGGTGCCGCGCTGCCCCGGCCGACGATGAAAGTGGCCGTGTCTGGCGATGCTGAATACGATCTCAAAGCCGCACTGGCGTCCCTGAGCGGATTGACGGTGAAGGCGGATGAGCTGGCATTGAACGGTGATGTCTCGTTCAAACAGGCTGATATTCCGGTGATCCGTTTTGCGCTCAGCAGTGAGGAAATCAATGTCGACAACTGGACCGGTGGCGATGCAGTCGCTTCAGCCAGTGAGGAGGCCAAGCCGTCAGAGACCGCAAACACGGCATCTGCACCGGCTGGCAGTACGTCGGCCAGCGAACAGGAACCGGATCTGTCGGTCTTGAAACAGTTCGATGTCGACGGCACTGTGACCGTGAATCGTTTTGTGGCAGCGAACGCCAAGCTGAACAATGTTGATCTGGCGATAGCGATTAAAAATGGCGTGTTTTCTCTCAATAAGTTCGCAGCTCAGCTGTACGATGGGACAATAACCGCCACAGCCAGACTGGATGCGAACGGCTCACTGCCGGTTTACCAGATCAGCAAAAGCATCCAGGGCGTACAGGTTCAGCCTTTGCTGGTGGATGTCGCCGAGAATGATATCCTGGCGGGTACGGGAAACATCGATGTTGAAGTGGCCGGCAAGGGGCTGGCCGAGTCACGACTCAAGAAGAATCTGGACGGAACCATTGCCATCAACTTTGCTGATGGTGCAGTCAACGGGATCAATATTCCCAAGATGATCCGTGAAGCCAAAGCCAAACTGAAAGGCCAGTCAGATACGATAAAAGACGAGTCGAAAAAGACGGACTTCTCTGCGTTGACGGCGACCTTTATGCTGAAAGACGGCAAAGCCGCGACCAACAATATGCATCTGGCGTCGCCATTGCTGCGGGTTGACGGCAAAGGAAATACGGATCTGATTGCGCAGTCTCTGGCGTTTCAGATTGACACCTCTGTCGTGGCCACCAGTAAAGGACAGGGTGGTAAATCGGTAGACGAAGTCGCAGATATCACAGTGCCGCTTGATATTACCGGCACCTGGCAGGCGCCGGATTATGCCATCAACTTCAAAGAGCTGGTGAAGCGGAACAGCGAGCTGGATAAGCGGGCGAAAGAGCTGGAAGCAAAAGCCAAAAAAGAAGCAGAGAGGCTGGAAGAGAAGGCCAATAAGGAAGTGCAGCGTGGGCTGGATAAGCTGCTGGGCGACAAAGCGGACGACGATAAAGTCAAAGAAGCCACGGATAAGTTGCTGAAAGGGCTGTTTAACTAA
- the dcd gene encoding dCTP deaminase, which produces MRLCDKDIKAYLDEGKISIEPRPSNDVISGLTIDVTLGNNFRIFTDHGAPYIDLSGKKEDVAAQLEKVMSDEIEVADGDAFFLHPGQLALAVTHESVTLPDNIVGWLDGRSSLARLGLMVHVTAHRIDPGWSGRIVLEFYNSGRLPLALRPHMPIGALSFEVLSGSAEKPYNKRANAKYHNQQGAVASRINEDEKKHR; this is translated from the coding sequence ATGAGACTTTGTGACAAGGACATCAAGGCCTATCTTGATGAAGGTAAGATCAGTATTGAGCCGCGCCCGTCAAATGATGTGATTAGCGGTCTGACAATCGATGTCACCTTAGGTAATAATTTCCGTATTTTTACTGACCACGGTGCGCCGTATATCGATCTCTCCGGCAAAAAAGAAGATGTTGCGGCACAGCTCGAAAAAGTCATGAGTGATGAGATTGAAGTCGCTGACGGCGATGCCTTTTTCCTGCATCCGGGACAACTGGCGCTGGCGGTGACTCACGAATCTGTTACTTTGCCGGATAATATTGTCGGCTGGCTGGACGGCCGTTCTTCACTGGCCCGCCTGGGTTTGATGGTCCATGTGACTGCGCACCGGATTGATCCGGGCTGGTCGGGCAGAATTGTGCTGGAATTTTATAACAGCGGCCGGTTGCCGCTGGCACTGCGTCCGCATATGCCGATCGGTGCGCTGAGCTTTGAGGTGCTGTCAGGTTCTGCTGAGAAGCCTTATAACAAGCGCGCCAATGCGAAATATCACAATCAGCAGGGTGCAGTTGCCAGCCGAATCAATGAAGATGAGAAAAAACATCGCTGA
- a CDS encoding glycine zipper 2TM domain-containing protein — protein sequence MVKYVLFVFFIVVLAVSGCARNPYGDTYGRSQAQQIQQVKYGTIIQIDPVTLEGEQNVVGTIAGAAVGGILGSKIGGGSGSDIAAIGGGLLGGYAGSKASQNLSESNGVNLTIKLDDTGETIAIVQAADPNMVFRVGQKVRINVTGRTARVVPQ from the coding sequence ATTGTGAAATACGTCCTTTTTGTCTTTTTCATTGTGGTACTGGCAGTGAGTGGCTGTGCAAGAAACCCATACGGTGATACCTATGGCCGCTCTCAGGCTCAGCAAATCCAGCAAGTGAAATACGGCACGATTATTCAGATTGATCCTGTGACCTTAGAGGGTGAGCAGAATGTGGTTGGCACCATCGCAGGTGCTGCTGTTGGTGGGATCCTGGGCTCGAAAATCGGTGGCGGCAGCGGTTCTGATATCGCAGCTATCGGTGGCGGTTTACTGGGCGGCTATGCCGGGAGTAAAGCGTCACAGAATTTGTCGGAAAGTAACGGGGTGAACCTGACCATTAAGCTTGACGATACCGGAGAGACTATTGCCATTGTCCAGGCTGCTGACCCGAACATGGTGTTTCGGGTCGGGCAGAAAGTCCGGATTAATGTCACCGGCCGAACCGCGAGGGTCGTGCCTCAGTAG
- a CDS encoding low molecular weight protein-tyrosine-phosphatase, whose amino-acid sequence MPEKRKPSVLLVCMGNICRSPTAEAVLRAKAVNAGVELEIDSAGTIGFHEGKRPDSRSRAAGEARGYSFEGIRARQISAGDFEKFDFILVADRQNLSDLRDICPTEHLSKLALLLDFADAEAQEVPDPYYGGEAGFEHVLDLIEAAADNIVAGLKER is encoded by the coding sequence ATGCCAGAGAAGAGAAAACCATCCGTGTTGCTCGTCTGCATGGGCAATATTTGCCGCTCGCCAACTGCAGAAGCGGTGCTGCGTGCTAAGGCCGTAAATGCGGGCGTTGAACTTGAAATTGATTCGGCAGGGACGATTGGATTTCATGAAGGAAAGCGGCCGGACAGTCGTTCGCGTGCTGCCGGGGAAGCCAGAGGATACAGTTTTGAGGGGATTCGTGCCCGTCAGATCTCGGCTGGCGATTTTGAAAAGTTTGATTTTATTCTGGTTGCCGACAGGCAGAATTTGTCTGATCTGAGAGATATCTGTCCGACAGAACATCTGTCTAAATTGGCATTGTTACTGGATTTTGCCGATGCAGAGGCACAAGAAGTTCCGGATCCGTATTATGGTGGCGAGGCGGGTTTCGAGCATGTGCTGGATTTGATCGAAGCGGCTGCGGATAACATAGTCGCCGGTTTGAAAGAAAGGTGA
- a CDS encoding YnfA family protein: protein MTELKTLMLFLFTALAEILGCYLPYLWLREGKSIWLLFPAAICLAIFAWLLSLHPTASGRVYAAYGGVYIFAAIFWLWLVDGIRPTFWDLLGASVAIAGMCIIMFAPRHT from the coding sequence ATGACAGAACTGAAAACCCTGATGCTGTTTTTATTCACAGCGCTAGCCGAAATACTTGGCTGCTACCTTCCCTATCTGTGGCTGAGAGAAGGCAAATCCATCTGGCTGCTTTTTCCTGCCGCGATTTGTCTGGCGATATTCGCCTGGCTGCTTTCTCTGCACCCGACAGCCTCAGGCCGGGTCTATGCCGCTTATGGGGGCGTTTACATCTTCGCGGCCATATTCTGGCTCTGGCTGGTTGACGGCATCCGCCCGACGTTTTGGGATTTGCTGGGTGCATCTGTCGCCATTGCGGGCATGTGTATCATCATGTTTGCCCCAAGGCATACGTAG
- a CDS encoding SulP family inorganic anion transporter produces the protein MIETIKRDWLSNVRGDVLSGLVVALALIPEAIAFSIIAGVDPKIGLYASFSIAVIIAFTGGRPGMISAATGAMALLMVTLVKEHGLQYLLAATVLTGLLQILAGYLKLGDLMRFVSRSVVTGFVNALAILIFMAQLPELTNVTWHVYALTAAGLGIIYLFPYVPYVGKLLPSPLVCILVITAVTLSLGIDIRTVGDMGQLPDTLPVFLWPDVPLNLETLWIILPYSVGLAIVGLLESMMTATIVDDLTDTSSDKNRECKGQGIANIATGFLGGMAGCAMIGQSVINIKSGGRGRLSTFIAGLFLLIMVVFLSDWIKQIPMAALVAVMIMVSIGTFSWSSIKDLKSHPLSTNIVMVTTVAVVVATHNLAIGVFVGVLLAALFFANKIGHFMVVKSELEENGEARTYRVVGQVFFASSDQFSAAFDYKEVLERVTIDLSSAHFWDITAVSSLDKAVLKFRREGTQVNIIGMNEATATIVDKFGVHDKPDEVEKLMGGH, from the coding sequence ATGATAGAAACGATAAAGCGTGATTGGTTGTCCAATGTGCGTGGTGATGTCTTGTCCGGGCTTGTAGTTGCACTGGCTCTGATTCCTGAAGCGATTGCTTTTTCCATCATTGCCGGGGTTGATCCGAAAATCGGCCTGTATGCGTCATTCAGTATCGCGGTCATTATTGCGTTCACCGGCGGTCGTCCGGGCATGATTTCAGCGGCCACCGGTGCGATGGCGTTGTTGATGGTGACTCTGGTCAAAGAGCATGGGTTGCAGTATCTGCTGGCTGCCACAGTACTCACAGGTCTCTTACAAATCCTTGCCGGGTATCTGAAACTGGGTGATCTGATGCGTTTTGTCTCCCGTTCGGTCGTCACGGGGTTTGTGAACGCCTTAGCGATTTTGATCTTTATGGCTCAGTTGCCTGAGCTGACCAATGTGACCTGGCATGTTTATGCCCTGACCGCTGCCGGGCTGGGAATCATCTACCTGTTTCCTTATGTGCCTTATGTCGGCAAACTTCTGCCATCGCCCCTCGTGTGTATCCTTGTGATTACTGCTGTGACATTGAGTCTAGGCATTGATATCCGCACGGTAGGGGATATGGGTCAATTGCCTGACACTTTGCCAGTTTTCCTGTGGCCGGATGTGCCGCTGAATCTGGAAACCTTATGGATTATCCTGCCTTATTCAGTAGGCCTGGCCATCGTAGGTTTGCTGGAATCCATGATGACAGCCACAATCGTGGATGATCTTACCGACACCAGCAGCGACAAGAACCGTGAATGTAAAGGTCAGGGGATTGCCAATATTGCGACCGGTTTCCTGGGCGGTATGGCTGGTTGTGCCATGATAGGTCAGTCGGTTATCAATATTAAATCCGGCGGACGGGGCAGGTTATCCACCTTTATTGCGGGATTGTTCCTGCTGATTATGGTGGTCTTCCTGAGTGACTGGATCAAGCAGATTCCAATGGCCGCACTGGTTGCCGTCATGATCATGGTGTCGATTGGGACATTTTCCTGGTCTTCGATTAAAGATCTGAAGTCTCACCCGCTGTCGACCAATATCGTCATGGTCACGACGGTTGCTGTGGTTGTGGCGACCCACAACCTTGCCATTGGTGTCTTTGTTGGTGTTCTGCTGGCGGCCCTGTTTTTTGCCAACAAGATCGGCCACTTTATGGTGGTGAAGAGCGAGCTGGAAGAAAATGGCGAAGCAAGAACCTATCGTGTTGTGGGACAAGTCTTTTTTGCCTCTTCAGATCAATTTTCAGCCGCTTTTGACTACAAGGAAGTGCTGGAACGTGTCACGATTGATCTGTCATCGGCCCACTTCTGGGATATCACGGCTGTCTCATCGCTGGACAAAGCCGTGCTGAAGTTCCGCCGTGAAGGGACCCAGGTCAATATTATCGGCATGAATGAAGCCACAGCGACTATCGTTGATAAATTCGGTGTTCATGACAAGCCAGACGAAGTTGAAAAACTGATGGGCGGCCATTAA
- a CDS encoding NADPH-dependent FMN reductase, which produces MKKLLIIYGSTRPNRGGLPVAEWVVQEAESAEQFDVAFADLKTVNLPLLDEPDHPAQQKYTQAHTKQWSQTVDAADAILFVTPEYDYFPPAALVNAIQFLAKEWAGKPAGIVSYGGVSGGLRSTQALRLLLSGVGTLTLSASVPIAFYNQYINDQGVLEANDAMKKGLTGLLTELQRMTELVAKA; this is translated from the coding sequence ATGAAAAAACTATTAATCATCTACGGCAGTACCCGGCCCAACCGTGGTGGTTTGCCGGTTGCTGAGTGGGTCGTACAAGAAGCAGAAAGTGCAGAACAGTTCGACGTGGCATTTGCTGATCTGAAAACAGTGAACCTGCCTTTACTCGACGAGCCTGATCACCCTGCCCAGCAAAAATACACCCAAGCGCATACCAAGCAGTGGAGCCAAACCGTTGACGCGGCAGATGCCATCCTCTTTGTGACTCCGGAATACGACTACTTCCCCCCTGCCGCACTGGTCAACGCCATTCAATTTCTGGCCAAAGAATGGGCTGGAAAACCAGCCGGGATTGTCAGTTATGGGGGGGTGTCCGGCGGGCTGCGTTCAACCCAGGCCTTACGGTTGTTGCTATCTGGCGTCGGCACGCTCACCCTGTCGGCTTCCGTACCGATTGCCTTTTACAATCAGTACATTAATGACCAAGGCGTGCTGGAAGCCAATGACGCGATGAAAAAAGGACTCACAGGTTTGCTGACGGAATTGCAAAGAATGACTGAGCTGGTCGCTAAGGCATAA
- the udk gene encoding uridine kinase: MSEHSHQCVIIGIAGASASGKSLIARTVYNELREKVGDQQIGVITEDCYYNDQSHLSMDERVKTNYDHPNALDHDLLCDHLETLIRGEAVEVPQYSYSEHTRMTETTTLTPKKVIILEGILLLTDPRLRDLMHATVFMDTPLDICLLRRLQRDVAERGRTMSSVLQQYQKTVRPMFMQFIEPSKQYADIIVPRGGKNRIAIDVLKAHIARLLKA, encoded by the coding sequence ATGTCTGAACATTCACACCAATGCGTAATTATCGGGATTGCAGGCGCGTCTGCTTCCGGTAAAAGTTTGATTGCCAGAACGGTTTACAACGAACTTAGAGAAAAAGTTGGCGATCAACAGATCGGTGTTATTACGGAAGATTGTTACTATAACGATCAAAGTCACCTGAGTATGGATGAACGGGTTAAGACGAACTACGACCATCCCAATGCCCTTGACCACGACTTGCTTTGTGATCATCTCGAAACCCTGATTCGCGGTGAGGCCGTCGAAGTGCCGCAGTACAGCTATAGCGAGCACACCCGCATGACAGAAACCACCACGCTTACCCCAAAGAAGGTGATCATTCTGGAAGGCATCCTGCTGCTGACAGACCCTCGTTTACGTGACCTGATGCATGCCACCGTTTTTATGGACACCCCTCTGGATATCTGCCTGCTTCGCCGATTGCAGCGTGATGTGGCAGAGCGCGGCCGGACAATGTCATCGGTACTGCAGCAATACCAGAAAACTGTTCGTCCTATGTTTATGCAGTTCATTGAACCGTCTAAACAATATGCCGATATTATTGTGCCGCGAGGCGGCAAGAACCGTATTGCTATCGATGTACTAAAAGCGCATATTGCCCGCTTACTTAAAGCGTAA
- the cobO gene encoding cob(I)yrinic acid a,c-diamide adenosyltransferase, translating to MADEHNKQDRYKTRQQKVKDEVDARVAAAQTEKGILLVITGNGKGKSTSGFGTIARAVGHGQTCGVGQFIKGTWDNGERNLLEQHGVTFAVMGTGFTWDTQDKEADTQAAQATWAECKKMLTDASYDVVLLDELTYMLTYGYLDIDEVLDTIAHRPPEQSVVVTGRAAHRRLTDMADTVSEVRNVKHAFESGIKARKGVDW from the coding sequence ATGGCAGACGAACACAATAAACAGGACCGATACAAAACCCGGCAGCAAAAAGTCAAAGATGAAGTTGATGCCCGCGTGGCTGCCGCACAAACAGAAAAAGGCATCCTGCTGGTCATTACCGGTAACGGAAAAGGGAAATCCACCTCTGGTTTTGGCACCATTGCCCGCGCGGTCGGTCATGGTCAGACATGCGGGGTTGGTCAGTTTATCAAAGGTACCTGGGACAATGGCGAAAGGAACCTGCTCGAACAGCACGGCGTGACTTTTGCCGTCATGGGCACAGGTTTTACGTGGGACACGCAAGACAAAGAAGCCGATACCCAGGCCGCTCAGGCCACCTGGGCTGAATGTAAAAAAATGCTGACCGACGCCAGCTATGATGTGGTTTTACTCGACGAGCTGACCTACATGCTGACCTACGGCTATCTGGATATTGATGAAGTGCTGGACACGATTGCACATCGCCCGCCGGAGCAATCTGTGGTGGTGACAGGTCGCGCAGCTCACCGTCGTCTGACTGACATGGCCGATACGGTTTCAGAAGTTCGCAATGTCAAGCACGCCTTTGAGAGCGGTATTAAAGCCCGCAAAGGCGTAGACTGGTAA
- the apbC gene encoding iron-sulfur cluster carrier protein ApbC, which yields MVNNPDSPFADKSALCDWLNQFAHPWLVHEWADTPGLVHWQGDQAVKITLPFAALSVAEALTGWIADQQAQKVAANLNISVKVRVAPLAVNDKPLLKGVKNLLVVSSAKGGVGKSTTAVNLALGLQALGARVGLLDADIYGPSVPMMLGAAEEKPSSPDGKMMSPVVAHGLYTNSVGYLVPADNATVWRGPMASKALSQIMNETLWPELDYLVVDMPPGTGDIQLTMAQQMPVTGAVVITTPQDLALADAIKGINMFSKVQVPVLGVVENMSYHICSACGHHEAIFGTGGAERMARDYAIPLLAQVPLHMQIRQDIDEGVPTVASSPGSEQALAYIELAGRVASRLYWHGQPVAEQISIKTL from the coding sequence ATGGTGAATAATCCCGACAGTCCTTTTGCCGATAAATCGGCATTGTGTGACTGGTTAAATCAGTTTGCACATCCCTGGCTGGTACATGAGTGGGCGGATACTCCCGGTCTCGTCCACTGGCAAGGTGATCAGGCGGTGAAGATCACGCTGCCTTTTGCCGCTTTATCGGTCGCAGAGGCATTGACCGGCTGGATTGCTGATCAGCAGGCACAGAAAGTTGCCGCTAACCTCAATATCAGTGTCAAAGTGCGTGTCGCGCCGCTGGCAGTGAATGATAAGCCGCTCTTGAAAGGCGTTAAAAACCTGCTGGTCGTCAGTTCGGCCAAAGGTGGTGTAGGCAAGTCAACCACAGCCGTGAATCTGGCGCTGGGATTACAGGCGCTGGGCGCCAGAGTCGGGCTGCTGGATGCGGATATCTATGGGCCATCTGTCCCTATGATGCTCGGCGCGGCTGAGGAAAAGCCCTCATCACCGGACGGAAAAATGATGTCTCCTGTCGTGGCTCATGGCCTGTATACCAATTCTGTTGGCTATCTGGTGCCGGCCGATAATGCCACTGTGTGGCGAGGTCCGATGGCATCGAAAGCCCTGTCGCAGATCATGAATGAAACGCTGTGGCCGGAGCTGGATTATCTGGTGGTCGATATGCCGCCGGGCACCGGAGATATTCAGCTGACCATGGCGCAGCAGATGCCGGTCACCGGGGCTGTGGTGATTACAACCCCGCAGGATCTGGCGTTGGCTGATGCCATTAAGGGGATCAACATGTTCAGTAAAGTGCAGGTCCCTGTGCTTGGTGTGGTGGAAAACATGAGCTACCACATATGCAGTGCCTGCGGCCATCATGAGGCGATTTTTGGGACCGGAGGGGCGGAGAGAATGGCACGGGACTACGCAATTCCTTTGCTGGCTCAAGTGCCACTGCATATGCAGATTCGTCAGGATATTGACGAGGGTGTCCCGACAGTCGCTTCCTCACCGGGTAGCGAGCAGGCTCTGGCTTATATAGAACTGGCCGGCCGCGTAGCCAGTCGACTCTATTGGCATGGGCAACCTGTCGCAGAACAGATCAGTATTAAAACCCTATAA
- a CDS encoding universal stress protein, translating to MTQYITACIDGQHYSKAVVDLAGWTAQRLETPLKLLHVLDKDRYQADSQLSGTIGLGSREALLKELSELDEKRSKLEIQHSKALLNDLESLVTDTGVPSVVKQQLHGHLVETLLELEPEIRVLVLGKSGELHQKNTKAIGSQLESVVRAFSTHTLIANGDFSEPTEYLLAFDGSDTSQKLVQKAIDTPLLKGMTCHLVMVEDADNKRDAFESAAETLSNAGIHVTQVCLTGSVSSAILQYQQEKSIGMIVMGAYGHSKLRQFFVGSNTTRLLLDATVPVLLIR from the coding sequence ATGACGCAATATATCACCGCATGTATAGACGGCCAGCACTACTCGAAGGCCGTGGTGGATCTGGCTGGCTGGACGGCTCAGCGGTTAGAGACACCGCTCAAGTTGCTGCATGTGCTCGACAAAGACCGCTATCAGGCGGACTCTCAACTGTCCGGGACCATTGGTCTGGGCAGTCGCGAAGCGTTACTGAAAGAGCTCAGTGAGCTGGATGAGAAACGCTCCAAACTGGAAATACAGCACAGTAAAGCTTTGCTCAATGATCTGGAATCTCTTGTCACCGACACTGGCGTTCCTTCGGTTGTGAAGCAGCAACTGCATGGGCATCTTGTCGAGACCTTACTGGAACTGGAACCGGAAATTCGGGTGCTGGTGCTGGGCAAGTCCGGTGAGCTTCATCAAAAGAATACCAAGGCGATTGGCTCGCAGCTGGAAAGTGTGGTGCGGGCATTTTCGACCCACACCCTGATCGCGAACGGCGATTTCAGTGAACCGACAGAGTATCTGCTGGCGTTTGATGGCAGCGACACCAGCCAGAAACTGGTGCAGAAAGCCATTGATACCCCGTTACTGAAAGGCATGACGTGCCACTTGGTGATGGTCGAGGATGCGGACAACAAACGCGACGCGTTTGAATCTGCGGCTGAAACCCTGAGCAATGCAGGCATTCACGTCACTCAAGTGTGCCTGACGGGATCCGTTAGCAGTGCGATTTTGCAGTATCAGCAGGAAAAATCGATTGGCATGATAGTGATGGGGGCTTACGGCCACTCGAAACTGCGCCAGTTCTTTGTCGGCAGTAATACCACCCGGCTTCTGCTTGATGCCACAGTGCCTGTGCTGTTAATCAGATAA
- a CDS encoding metal-dependent hydrolase, with protein MDSVTQAALGAAVAGMIAGRNASPKVLVAGAMLGTVPDLDVFIDYGDPVSDMVKHRGFSHSLFVLFPFSLLLAWCWHRWRPATAFSFLHLWGLVAACLITHPILDAFTAYGTQLLWPLPVSVAASSIFIIDPLYTLPLLVTLLAALLWRDRIASLCKAGVILSSLYLVWSVVAMNLIEQRVENQVAGTALEGKPVFVSPTPFNTVLWRIVVLGEDRYWEGLSSLLDESDTVDFLEKDRGHWPLNDKPSTLQALERFTRQFIRYEENGSQIIATDLRLGMVDYLPFRFVIASREHHADWQFPLPVQLNSPEVRIKHLPSLWLRLLGNQEIDADLCHVSEVCHDSAPPSS; from the coding sequence TTGGATTCAGTGACACAGGCGGCGTTGGGCGCTGCAGTTGCCGGCATGATAGCGGGCCGAAACGCTTCACCCAAAGTGCTGGTGGCCGGTGCCATGCTGGGTACGGTGCCGGATCTTGATGTGTTCATCGATTATGGCGATCCCGTCTCAGATATGGTGAAGCACCGCGGGTTCAGCCACTCTCTTTTTGTGCTGTTTCCGTTTTCTCTGTTGCTGGCGTGGTGCTGGCACCGATGGCGGCCAGCCACTGCATTCAGTTTCCTGCACTTATGGGGCCTGGTGGCGGCCTGTTTAATCACCCATCCCATACTGGATGCTTTCACGGCTTATGGCACGCAGCTCTTGTGGCCGTTACCTGTCAGTGTGGCGGCTTCAAGCATCTTCATCATCGATCCGCTGTATACTCTGCCCCTGCTCGTGACACTACTGGCTGCACTGCTGTGGCGTGATCGTATTGCCAGCCTGTGCAAAGCCGGGGTGATCCTGTCCAGCCTGTATCTGGTCTGGTCGGTCGTGGCAATGAACCTCATTGAGCAGAGAGTGGAAAATCAGGTGGCCGGAACAGCGCTGGAAGGCAAACCGGTTTTTGTCTCGCCAACGCCTTTTAATACTGTGTTATGGCGAATTGTGGTGCTCGGCGAAGACCGTTATTGGGAAGGGCTGTCATCACTGCTGGATGAGTCAGACACGGTGGACTTTCTCGAGAAAGACCGCGGCCACTGGCCACTGAACGACAAACCTTCAACATTACAGGCGCTTGAACGGTTTACCCGTCAATTCATCCGTTATGAAGAGAACGGCAGCCAGATCATCGCGACGGACTTGCGTCTGGGCATGGTGGATTATCTGCCGTTTCGGTTTGTGATTGCCAGCCGGGAACATCATGCTGACTGGCAATTTCCACTGCCGGTGCAATTGAACAGCCCGGAAGTACGGATCAAACATTTACCTTCGTTGTGGCTGCGCCTGCTGGGCAATCAGGAGATTGATGCAGACCTCTGCCATGTCTCTGAGGTCTGCCATGATTCGGCGCCGCCGTCTTCCTGA